In Lathamus discolor isolate bLatDis1 chromosome 1, bLatDis1.hap1, whole genome shotgun sequence, the following are encoded in one genomic region:
- the LOC136015756 gene encoding zinc finger protein 501-like has product MGDTQKGEIHQGSPVRAGLHLFPPRMLKGDTLQHADQRHDCKQKLEIESEVETSYGERQGMVTPCGMEVWECDNSGRAHMSKVILAGDKPDPTICGNGAIWIQRMGEKTYECPECRKSFSRSSYLSQHQRIHLAEKPFSCSECGKSFTRNSDLIKHQRIHTGEKPYQCSECEKTFSQRSNVIRHQRTHTGERHYQCNECGKSFSQNSHLIVHQRSHKGEKPFNCPRCEKSFSDRSSLIIHRRVHTGEKPHKCQECGKRFRDSSAIIRHQRIHTGEKPYECTECGKAFRQSSSLVTHMRTHTGEKPYKCPVCGKGFSQSSALTTHRRIHGGAALPIYRGSLLPNPYQCAECGRRCSDHSTLTKHQSTHAEERPYICVECGDSFRRSSALNVHLRIHRGERPYKCEECGKAFRHSSALGAHLRIHAGAKPYECGECGKSFRKSSTLKVHLKIHTAKKHYKCMLGRRMLTSSLLLP; this is encoded by the coding sequence ATGGGCGACACACAGAAGGGCGAGATTCATCAGGGAAGTCCTGTGAGAGCTGGACTGCATCTGTTCCCCCCCAGAATGCTCAAAGGAGATACCCTCCAGCATGCTGATCAAAGACATGACTGCAAGCAGAAGCTGGAGATAGAAAGTGAGGTGGAGACATCTTATGGAGAGAGGCAGGGAATGGTAACTCCCTGTGGGATGGAAGTCTGGGAGTGCGACAACAGTGGTAGAGCCCACATGAGCAAGGTTATCCTTGCTGGTGACAAGCCAGACCCAACCATTTGTGGGAACGGTGCCATTTGGATTCAGCGGATGGGAGAGAAAACCTACGAGTGTCCTGAGTGCAGGAAGAGCTTCAGCCGGAGCTCGTACCTAAGCCAGCACCAGAGGATCCACCTGGCAGAGAAACCCTTCAGCTGCTCCGAATGTGGTAAGAGTTTCACCCGCAACTCGGACCTGATCAAACACCAGCGGATCCACACTGGTGAGAAGCCCTACCAGTGCAGCGAGTGTGAGAAGACCTTCAGCCAGAGGTCCAATGTGATCAGGCACCAGCGGACCCACACAGGAGAGAGACACTACCAGTGCAACGAGTGTGGGAAGAGCTTCAGCCAGAACTCACACCTCATTGTCCACCAGCGGAGCCACAAGGGTGAGAAGCCCTTTAATTGCCCACGGTGCGAGAAAAGCTTCAGCGATCGCTCCTCCCTGATCATACACCGGAGAGTCCACACTGGAGAGAAGCCTCACAAGTGCCAGGAATGTGGGAAGCGTTTCCGGGACAGCTCGGCCATCATTCGGCATCAGAGGATCCACACAGGAGAAAAACCATATGAGTGCACCGAGTGCGGAAAAGCCTTCCGGCAGAGCTCTTCGCTGGTGACCCACATGCGAACGCACACAGGTGAGAAGCCCTACAAGTGCCCCGTGTGTGGGAAGGGCTTTAGCCAGAGCTCAGCACTCACCACTCATCGCCGGATCCACGGTGGGGCAGCCTTGCCCATATACCGTGGTAGCCTCCTGCCCAACCCCTACCAGTGCGCTGAGTGCGGCCGGAGGTGCAGCGACCACTCCACCCTGACCAAGCACCAGAGCACGCACGCCGAGGAGCGGCCCTACATCTGTGTGGAGTGCGGGGACAGCTTCCGACGGAGCTCGGCTCTCAACGTGCACCTGAGGATCCACCGTGGGGAGAGACCATACAAGTGTGAGGAATGCGGAAAAGCGTTCAGGCACAGCTCAGCCCTCGGTGCCCACCTGAGGATCCATGCAGGAGCCAAGCCCTACGAGTGCGGCGAGTGTGGGAAAAGCTTCCGGAAAAGCTCAAcacttaaagtgcatttgaagatCCACACAGCCAAGAAACATTATAAATGCATGCTGGGTAGGAGAATGCTCACTTCCAGCTTACTTCTgccatag